cgtgtttatttctgtttcattaaacatggattgtaatagccacgccgcattttggtctgactctctttcacctacagaaaatcGTGACAGTTCTCCTCTTTGTTTTGACCGTGTTTCCGAGGTCTGTGGATTTAACACAGAGTTACTGTCTTAACAAGAGTATGgacaaatgtgttttttttttgtggtatggtcaaatatttgtttattttatttataataataaatattaaCAAAAagtataaactgggtggtttgagccctgaatactGCTTGGCTGACATACAATGGGTATGACACCACTTttctttttactgctctaattatgttggtaaccagtttcaaATAGtgataaggcacctcaggggtttgtggtatatggccaatataagaTCTGTATCCAGGCGTTGAGTCGTGACTAAGAACAGCCCATAGCTGCGGTATTTTGgtaattttcttttcttttgtctTTACTTTTTTTTATGCAGATCAACAACTTTCATTGCTACATCAAACAAAAAGAATGCGAGTATTAACCAGAAAATACTAAAACACAAATATCaatgaaataataaaaaaaataaacaactaTAGTGCAATTGTAATCCCTCTGAAACAATATCATTATAATGATTCAGGAAAATGTTATTCCTGTTGTTATTCACTGGGGTTAATCTTTTAAGAAGATATTTTTGATTGAACTTAACTATGTGTAATTTTGGTATAGAATTTGGGGAGTTTTGTTTGTGTATAAAGTATTTGGCAACAAGAATTTTAAAaaaatcacaatttcagtggTCTTGTTATCATTGCAATAGCAACATATTATATCCTTCATGTCAAAAACATGGGTAGTGTTCATAATGGTAAATACGTATTCTGCAAGCTTTTCCCAAAATTCCGACACAAATTTACATTCAAAGAACAAGTGGTCAAATATTTGTATGTATTTTACTTTCCTGGGTGTGACGGATTTAGAAATCAACAAATGGTTAAAACGCatgtatttggagggtgtggaAGGGAAATTGTAGTTGTCAAGACAACAAAACCAAACATTTGCTCCTGTGTTACATGCTAGCTGTTAGTTGTCTTGCACAGCTCAGTTTATTCAGTACATTTCCAGAAATGGATGTATTGGGAAATTTAGAAGTCAGGTAAGTTAAAATGCATTGGTTTGTTCGTTTGGTGAAGCGTGGTGTATCTTAGTTCATCTAAAATGATGTGTGTTAGCGAAATGGTAAGATAGCAAACTATATATATTATGTATCTATATTCACGTTAACGTTACAGTAACTAACgttactagctaacgttagctactataatgcactcttagaaaaaaatggTTCTTCGTCTGTGTGTTTTGTTCCTTAGGTGGGCTCAGGGTTTGACAAGCCAAAATGTTGAATTTGTTGACAAGAAAACAGCCTGCTACATTTGTGGGAATTACATCGTTTTCCTGAATATAGAAACGAAAATTAGAAGTGTGCTGCAGTGTCCAGGTCGAGGTATTGGTGCCTTCACAGCAAATGGACATTGCAGGACACTTGCATTCTCCAACCATAAACTAAATCCCTCCATATTTGTGTACAACTACCCTGAACTTATTCTGAAGAATGAACTGAAGGGTAAGTCTTTATCTGAAACACTGACATTATTAACATGATTAAAAAGTTATATACATTGCATTAGCTATTCAAATACTTCCTCCAGTTAGCAATATTACTACAGTGTTTTCTCATTTACAGGAACAGCCCATGTAGACTACACATCTCTGGCACTAAGTGATGCTGGTCCTTATTTGGCCTGCTGCTCATCAATACCAGACCACACCATAACAGTATGGTAACTGAAACCACTCCACTTGATATCCTCCTTCCACATTCATTTAAATGACctctgttttgtacactcactatTTGTGGTAATACCAATGATTTTTGTAGGAACTGGGAAACTGGGGATCCAATTTGTAACCAACCACAAGCTGGAAAAGACATCACCTCTTTGGTGTTTAACCCAATGAACTGGCTCCAGATTTGCTCTTTGAGTGCATCATCATCCCTTACAGTTTGGACCATTGAGAAGAGTGACAGCTTTCATATAATGAAACCAGGGTAATTGAGGTTAATTGTAACTACATAAATGTTGCTGGTTATTTCAATAATCACAATTGATACCTACAATAAATGTTATCCATGTCTTCACTATAAATTACATTTCATGGGTACATGTCATGTGTTATTAATGTATTATTCATTACATTGTCAATTGTCAGTGTGATAGATCTCCCTGCGACTGATGGCTGTCTGGTTGAGAGGGAGATTAACCCCTCTCATGTCCCCACTGGAATACTCACCTACTTCGGACCTCAGATGCCCAACTCAGCCATCGCAGGGCTTGCAGAAGACAAGGCAGAAACCTTTGTGGTACTGTCTTCTTAACACCTCTCACCTGCAGGAACTAATTGCACAGGTTTTGTCTCACTCTGTAGTGAGTAGCttatgtaaaaaaatgtattcaaaaatgTGCAATTGTACTCTTCTCAATCTCAAAACAAGTTCACTATCCCTGTTTTGAAAGCCCAAAGAGCGCATCAAGACCAGGCTAAGACCTAGCACCATCTGCTGGACAGCCTCATCAGAGCTCTATGTGGGCTGTCAGGAAGGCCACCTGCTGCAGGTTGACCCAgactctctggctgtctctgtcctcttcaaCCCCTCAGGTACACCCTGCTGTCTCATAGCGTTCTTTACTCTAGCCTAGGGGACCTGCTGTGCACTGGCTCTCACTCCAGATGAGTATCAGTCAGACACTCATATTGAGGTTCATGGGGAACAGAAATGTACTGACAGTCACCAATTTTAGAAACTTTGCCGAAAATAATCTACTTGGTTAGAAAAATTGTGCACTGACATATCACGTCAATGATCACAATTATATGTGTAGTGTTATATTGCATGTTCATATCAATATGATAAAATATGTGTGCTTACTATTGTTCAGCTGCAGATGACATTCCTGGGTTCCAGCAGGGTAGCTTCCAGAGCTTAGCCCTGCACAAGGATGGACTATTTGTGTCAGGAAAGGTAACAAACTGCTCTTCACATTGATTGGAGGATGGATACATGATATCCAGTGAATTCAGCAGTATGAAGTCTGGGTCTTAGAGTTCAATTTACCCAGATGCATTCCCATTTGGTCTGTTAGTCCACCTACTTAGAGCCAACAACAACATATTCCAGATTTATATTGTTTAAAATAGGCTTTTctattctacaggagaatgtgcTACGCTGCTTAAAAATTAAGGGGAACCAAGTGGAGGTTACACAAACTTGGACATTGGAGGAACCAGCCACAACCATAATATATTCGCCAGACTATGAAACACTGCTCTTAGCTTCCAGtacagtgagtgcatacattgtACTGTATTATGGATACATATTTCTATTATTTCTAGGCTCTTGTTATAGTATGCTTTTGCTTTTTTCCAGGGGCGCATCTACAGGTATAAACGATCCCAGTGCGAGAAGGTGGTGAAAGTCCTGGACGTTCTCAGTGGAGACTTTGTGGCAGCAGCTTCACTGTATACGGATAATAACTTATGTGTGGTAAGAGATCATTGATGTCATGTTTAACTGATGTAAATGTTTTGTAGTGGATCCTCATTCATAATGATGTTGGCGTTTCTCTCCTCGTTACAGTCAGTGAGGGACTCGGGAGAGTTGCAGCTGTGGTCTCTAGATGCTGGTTTCTGCATCGGCTCTATATCTCTTCAAGTAAAGGTTAATAGTCATTCAATTACAATAGTATTAGGGCAGCTATGCTAAATAATACAGTACGTAGGCATAGTCAATTGTGAATTGTGCTTGTTACAGTATTTAAGTGAAAGTCTCATGTAAACTTCATGGACAAtagaacaatatatatatattttttaaaataaactACTATTGTGTCTAGGTGACCAGTTTGGCCTGCTGTCCGATTGCTCAATACGTTGCCGTGGGAACAGTGTCGGGGCATGTCCTGTTCATTGAGCTGACCAGGGAGCAGCAGCCTCGTCTGGTGCACAGGGTTCACCTCTACTACACTCCTGTGGACCACCTACTGCAAGTATCTCCAATGGGTTTACTGTTGTTATTTGCGTTTTGGTTGTTCTTATTGTAAAATGAGCCTTTTAAAGTTATCAATGTTCAATAGTAATATAGGATTTCATATTGTTTTTGGTTTACAGTTTTGATCAAGGAGGAAACTTCCTTATCACTGGTGCCTCGGATGCAAATATATATGTGTTGAATGCAAGGGCTTCCAGAGTATTTGAGGTAATCGGATACACAGGTACATTAATGCTCCACAAAAGTCCATATATGTTTCTCCGGGTATTTCTTTAACTCATTTCAACCCATTATGTTTGATTAAAGCAGTGTTGTTCTCTCCAGGTGCTAAAGGAGCCATCGTGTCcctgtctacccagtacagccggGACATTAAGCAGGTCAAACTGCTGGCTCTGTGTGCTGGAGAGAAGGACATAGGCCGAGGGGAGGGAAGTCTGCTTACACTGCTCACTCTGCCAGTGCAGGAGCTTACGGGTactgactgggctgtgtgtatgtgtgtgtgtgtgtgtgtccacagaaAGAAACTGTTGTTAATCATCCTGCCTGACTTTGGGTCTGTTCCATTTTATTTCACATCTGTCTCTGTTTAATTCCTGTATTGACACGCTGGAACTGAGATAGAATGGAATTTGTGTACTGCTGTTGCTTTGCAGGGGCAGGAGTGTGTGCAGACCTGAGAGGATGTCTTTCCAATAATGTCCTACAGCCGTGCACATATGAGGTCCCTCACGCACTCAGCTCCTCTGCCCTGGGAGCCAATAAGATCTTTGGCTACTGCCAAAAGAGGAGAGCTCTCCAGAGATTCCAGCTACCTGAGGTAAGGTCCCATGCATTATCAGTCTGACTTATGTTTAAAACCCCAAAAATCTTATATCTAACATCTGAACATTTGTTAATGATGGGTGGTTTGCTGTTTAGTTTTTATTTGGTCATGACGTATGACCAATATGACACAATACCAATAACATTTGCTTAAACACAACGCAATACACGTGACCACTGTGGCCATGTCTGTCTCCTAGAGCACAGAAAGGTCCTCTGACCAGGACGTGGTCCAGTTGACCccagagaaggaggtggagggtcaCCCTATGGGCCCCGCCTCCGTCCTCCTGTCGCCCCACCAGTCTTGGCTGGCCTCAGTGGGCCAAGACGGACTGCTGCGCATCCGGGAGATCTCCAGTCTGGTACGACCTTGTTTCACTTCAGGCTTTGCATGTTACATTGAACATAACATGCAGTTTTATAGAGCTAATttgaaaaagaagaaaaaaaacagtattGTATTATAAATGTAGTATTGTTCTTAAGAGTGTGAATCTCAAAAGAGGAAATCTGTGAGAACAAAGTATTGATGAAAACACATTATCTTTGTGTTATGACCACTCGTAATGCTATTAACCTGAGTATGTTGTCATTGTCATGTACAGGACCGGTATGTTCAGATGCAGTGCCACTCGTGTTGGCTGGGAGGGGTGAGGACAGTGTCCTTTACCTCAGACAGTCAGACAATGATCACTACAGGCCTGAAAGACGGCTCTATGGTCTGTACAAGACTAAGGTAAGTCAACGGGGACAAGTCTGAAGGCAATGCAGCGTTGAACACCAGAGAGCACTGTAGTTCATGTAGATGTGGAATTTCAAAGATTATTAGATCATTCTAAAACATTTCACAATTTCTACTATAACAAGGAGAACCTTTCTCTCATTATAATGCATTGGACTACTTTGTAAGACATTGTATTCTGTCTATGTATTTTTCTGTTTTCCATGAAGGCTGAAAATGGCAGGTGTTGGCAAAGCGAATGCAGCTACACAGTACAGCCAGTCTATAGCCAAATACCAGGAGAGTGTGATAACATCAGAGAACCCTATTCTCAGTAGGATGGCTGACTGGGACCCAGAGGCCCTGTCCCCTCCTGGGTCAGCAGATCTACACAGAGAAGAGGTAGCCAAGGTTACCATTCACATCACAGGAAGTtgctggcaccttaattggggagaacaggctGGTGGTAATAACTGGAGCGGAGTTAGTGGAATGGTgttaaatacatcaaacacatggtttccaggtgtttgatgccattctatttgcaccgttccggccattattatgagtcatTCTCCCcacagcagcctcctgtgattcaTATAGATTTGACATCCTCCATAACTTACGCCTCACTGCGCCAGCTAAATACATCCTAGTTGACGCTATTCACACAGGGTTTGTCCTCTGCATCAGTGTAATGAAGATAATTTCAGATCCATCAAATCTTATGGAGTCAGATATGTGATGTTTCATATTTACACATGAAATGTAGTTCATTTGTttgtcctcacctcctgtcttTAGGCCAATGATAAGCGACAGATAGTTGATGTGACAGAACAGGATGAGAGCTCCACCAACCTGCCCTCAGCCACAGCCTCAGACTCCACCTGGCTGGACAACAAGCTGGAAGCGGTCAGTAACACTGCTGATGTCACTTCAGCACAAGAGCTTTAGTCCGTcattgtaggccgtcattgtcaagaataatttgttcttaactgacttgcatattTAAATATAGATTTGGTACTCAGTTCCACTCCAGTACTGATGGGAGAAATATTGATGTTGCCCGTGACAAATACTTCAATACCTGGTTCACAAAACAGCTGTGTTGCTGTTGGCACATTCTTCCTGGGTGAAAAGATCAGGCGCAGATTGGGAGAAAGGCAGATAAACATTTCGGAGATTGTAGATAATACTGAACTGATATCAAAGCTGTGGCATTCATTGTGTTGTGGGTTTGCACATTGTAGATCACAGTTAGATAACAGTTAGATAACATGAAACAGCCATAGTTGGGTAACGTTCAGCCACTGTGCCATTACCTGCTTTATTATTTGTGTGGTgatgtgtttgattccattcaAGTCCCATCATGTTGAGTATAGAAGAATTTAGTAGGGTGTAATGTTATAGCTGATGTATTGTGAAATATATGACAACAGTTCTGGTGAAAGTCAGTGTTGAAACATATGCTGGCAAAACAATGTACTGTTTTTCAGGTAGTCCAGATAAATGTATCCACTGACGTGCTTTGAGTATGGGGATACAAAACAGAACAACAAATTGTCATCAGTCAATACACACATCCTGCTACTACCATTATACTGTCCACAGGTTATCAATGAGGAGATCCAGCAGTTTTCACAGACAAAGAAAAGCCTGAGGAAAAATGTCAAACAATTGCGTGACACAGTAAGCAGAGCTCTAATCCtctttttatttactttgcttaATGAATCATGTGTGAGTGTAAAATTAGACACAATATCATCAAAATGCTAATGGCTAATGTGACCATGTCGTCGGCCCCAGATCCAGGCAATGATGCGTGAGAACGAGATGCTGCCTGACATGGAGAAGCTGGAGCAGCAGGAGTTCAACCTGGATGTAGATGAGCAAAAGAGACTGCAAGCCGAGGGGGAGCAGGAGGTCACcagggtaaaacacacacacacacacacacacacacacacacacacacacacacacacacacacacacacacacacacacacacacacatatgtgatAGTATTCTTATTGACTCCCTTACAGGTCCGAAATGAGATTGAGTTGGAGAACCTAGCCAAGTGCTACCTGCGTGACGTCCTTAAGAGAGAATGCTGGGATTCCATGAAGGTCAAAGGGCAAGCTATCAAGGTAAGTTGAGAGTCAGAACCAAAATGGAGTTGGTTTTCAAAGGTGCAGCAACAGATATGTTTTGAGACTGTGTGTTTTGTTGGCTTTACCTTAGGCCTTCCACACTGAACACGAGGTGAAGAACTACCCCATGAAGGAGCGGACACAGCAGGAGCTGGATGAACTTCATAGAGTGGAGAGTATGAGGAAGATTGAACGGGCTGACAGTAATGTGAGTTAGAATGTGCTGTATGTCCCTTTAGTCACAGTGCAATTACTAGAGATTTTGCCAATTTTATACACCTTCATTGGCAATAGTGCCAAGcgatatgtttttttttgttttacatgcCACTCATCCTCTTCCAAAACACTCTAGCTCCAGCAGGAGATTCTAGAGAAGAAGACCAAGACCACgacggaagaagaggaggaggaggaaggccgTGAGATGGAGAGTGCTTCCCTCACAGGTAGCCTCAGTGCCCAGTATGGAGGCTCAAACCCCTACCTCTACAATCAGTTCAACCTGCACATCAGAGAGCAGAAGATCAACCAGATCACTTTGCTACAGGTAAACAAACAGTTTGACAATATGTACTAGGATTTTAATAACCAATGTATACATATTCAGCATTTAAAGGAcaattccaccacttttcaacctcttattcattatctccagcacgaTAACAAcagtgtctacatatgtgaaCACAGCACATTTCTATGATCTGTGGTTGAAGTGATAAAAAAACCCATGAATTGCAAAACCTGTAACAAG
Above is a genomic segment from Oncorhynchus masou masou isolate Uvic2021 chromosome 23, UVic_Omas_1.1, whole genome shotgun sequence containing:
- the cfap43 gene encoding cilia- and flagella-associated protein 43; translated protein: MLAVSCLAQLSLFSTFPEMDVLGNLEVRWAQGLTSQNVEFVDKKTACYICGNYIVFLNIETKIRSVLQCPGRGIGAFTANGHCRTLAFSNHKLNPSIFVYNYPELILKNELKGTAHVDYTSLALSDAGPYLACCSSIPDHTITVWNWETGDPICNQPQAGKDITSLVFNPMNWLQICSLSASSSLTVWTIEKSDSFHIMKPGVIDLPATDGCLVEREINPSHVPTGILTYFGPQMPNSAIAGLAEDKAETFVPKERIKTRLRPSTICWTASSELYVGCQEGHLLQVDPDSLAVSVLFNPSAADDIPGFQQGSFQSLALHKDGLFVSGKENVLRCLKIKGNQVEVTQTWTLEEPATTIIYSPDYETLLLASSTGRIYRYKRSQCEKVVKVLDVLSGDFVAAASLYTDNNLCVSVRDSGELQLWSLDAGFCIGSISLQVKVTSLACCPIAQYVAVGTVSGHVLFIELTREQQPRLVHRVHLYYTPVDHLLFDQGGNFLITGASDANIYVLNARASRVFEVIGYTGAKGAIVSLSTQYSRDIKQVKLLALCAGEKDIGRGEGSLLTLLTLPVQELTGAGVCADLRGCLSNNVLQPCTYEVPHALSSSALGANKIFGYCQKRRALQRFQLPESTERSSDQDVVQLTPEKEVEGHPMGPASVLLSPHQSWLASVGQDGLLRIREISSLDRYVQMQCHSCWLGGVRTVSFTSDSQTMITTGLKDGSMVCTRLRLKMAGVGKANAATQYSQSIAKYQESVITSENPILSRMADWDPEALSPPGSADLHREEANDKRQIVDVTEQDESSTNLPSATASDSTWLDNKLEAVINEEIQQFSQTKKSLRKNVKQLRDTIQAMMRENEMLPDMEKLEQQEFNLDVDEQKRLQAEGEQEVTRVRNEIELENLAKCYLRDVLKRECWDSMKVKGQAIKAFHTEHEVKNYPMKERTQQELDELHRVESMRKIERADSNLQQEILEKKTKTTTEEEEEEEGREMESASLTGSLSAQYGGSNPYLYNQFNLHIREQKINQITLLQDVIYKVKTAFNTDFKGVHKQKEQEINRVKDKNRRIMEIMSELDHKMKLWEPSLSDNERPERALSVEDSEIHFEKYLTPEQRKKEEEKKKEEEQRRQTAKSDNIRERALDEMMGGVLELKKEDILRVEVPQPEFIVSKPDIQWTEEEKKIYKEYEKKAKELSEEQEKYRKTLEAEMNKLQTSIMDSTQGFDETLTKLFERKVKSEMVIYQEELKITNLVHSILIEEEVLNRERELSLKLEKNRVYKNEIGEELKKHKEDVEMFRETYDNVVAEDKLLDKGFRKEFFDVPGHVVDQLYKLYKRRPRVQRMRTQADNSTSPFKERPLPGPVAAEGLCQMMKAMEELDAPENMPESLDVSVWERFCLARRAKVESEQQVKVKALTLAEMQAFLQKRTDEDENARLEMKSLMDDINGLREEKMRFRLDIMVQILIKQGQVEVENGDFIADYSDSLLLHKSVVENLNGIIRALGEQKIASMVECKDFRKGIIQQEWEHKRMRMQKEDLNNKARDIQMLRVSQELQEYLSETDHDNRISKQVSTLEKTITLQEKTHQKNVLTCKKLIKQLNRQAAMKASKNSALDEQLTNMQVTVAERRHICEAIAMEENHESDAEERYQEIIQRKKLVELARAQAEEVATLRAEVERMRMKSFPALAQLKHN